One Nematostella vectensis chromosome 10, jaNemVect1.1, whole genome shotgun sequence genomic window carries:
- the LOC5519166 gene encoding neuropeptide SIFamide receptor encodes MEASNTTNISLNQTGCATTDTVAETIIKTVAQCALLLASLVGNALVILVIYRVKSMRTTVNYFLMNMAVSDLIIPAVVLPRDILETSSGSVAWRLNGGLGVATCKFVYFLSDITPSVSVLSLVFMTCDRFCAVAFPFKASLIPSAVRRSLIAITWLVSMAFFAPYFYSFELVPGENGDVFCRLTWGDRIHIIFITVICLTFIVIPFALLASIYTAILVILYRNRGTGEEMERERKRREKVNKTVMKLALAIVLLFALCWGPYNGVIFTIAFVWQNKIPRTCSFSTIWFIARYLAYSTSALNPLVLFALNENYRNGLKRVLGIRRSAEIVVSMETNTRFLRARQFTKTTKEQGKRYLDTKKN; translated from the exons ATGGAAGCAAGCAATACCACTAATATTTCACTGAATCAAACGGGTTGTGCTACGACCGACACAGTCGCCGAGACGATTATTAAAACTGTCGCACAATGTGCTCTCTTGTTGGCGTCGCTGGTTGGAAATGCCCTGGTGATCTTGGTGATTTACAGGGTGAAGAGCATGCGGACCACGGTCAACTATTTCCTTATGAACATGGCTGTATCTGACCTTATCATTCCTGCCGTTGTGCTGCCTCGAGACATCCTCGAGACAAGCTCAGGGTCGGTGGCATGGCGCCTTAACGGAGGCTTAGGGGTCGCCACATGCAAGTTCGTGTACTTTTTATCTGATATCACTCCTTCGGTCTCTGTGCTCAGTCTAGTATTCATGACTTGCGATCGTTTCTGTGCCGTCGCTTTCCCGTTCAAAGCAAGCCTGATCCCCTCCGCGGTTCGTCGCTCCCTCATAGCCATCACCTGGCTTGTGTCCATGGCGTTTTTCGCGCCTTATTTTTACTCGTTTGAACTTGTACCCGGTGAAAATGGCGATGTGTTCTGCAGATTAACCTGGGGAGATAGGATCCACATCATTTTTATAACTGTCATTTGCTTGACTTTTATTGTGATCCCCTTTGCACTGCTAGCCAGTATTTACACCGCAATCCTAGTCATCCTTTACCGGAACCGCGGCACTGGCGAAGAGATGGAGCGCGAGAGAAAACGGCGGGAAAAGGTCAACAAAACAGTGATGAAACTCGCGCTTGCGATTGTACTGCTGTTTGCTTTGTGCTGGGGGCCTTACAATGGTGTGATTTTCACCATTGCTTTTGTTTGGCAAAATAAAATCCCTAGAACATGCAGTTTTTCGACCATATGGTTTATAGCAAGGTACTTGGCGTATAGCACATCGGCTCTTAACCCTCTTGTGCTATTTGCGCTCAACGAGAACTACAGAAACGGGCTGAAGCGAGTGCTTGGGATTCGCCGGAGTGCAG aaatcGTCGTATCGATGGAGACGAATACACGTTTCCTAAGAGCACGACAGTTTACCAAGACTACCAAAGAGCAAGGAAAGCGTTACCTCGATACCAAGAAAAACTAG